The region tatttattttaatttatttttaatcggTCGAAGCCCGCAAGTGAGATTaataatttaattcaattaaaataattatttggtaGACCTACAAAATATAATATGAAAGAACAAATTAAGATGTTTCCTTTAGTGCTGCAAGCCAGAAGCTCTAGGTTTGTATACCCTGGCACGCCAAAGTCAACATTCATGTCACAACTTCGCCTGACAATTACTCCGTTTAAAATTGAAATCCTAGTGCTCAGTAAATTAGTTGAACACTACGGCACAAAACTGGCATTTGACTTCAGCACTGCAGCTGAACCAGGACCCTCCTTGTGCATCTCAgggctgtatttaaaaataaaaaaaataaaacacctgctTGTGGTAAGATTCACAAAAGAGGGGGCTTGCTGTGACTGCCTGAGACCTGTGTAATCTTTAATAAGAAACCCACCGAGCACTGCGCTTCAGCCAAACTGCACATGTGTACAGAATAGCTGCACTGTATGCAGAGGGGCAATGCACACATTAATCACAATCTCGTGTGCTATCGGAGCCAACCGGGACTGTGTAAGTGTGGGCAGTGCTTTATTAGAAATGCAAGCTCTGAAAAAACGCCCTGCATATAGCCTAATCCCTCGCTgcacagctgtttttaaaatggacTTGCTGGGCCCATGAAAGAGTGAATGCAGGAGAGTAGCGGAGTTACTGGGACTGTATTATTTTAAGAAGACGGGATGGCTGTACACAGTGCACCTGATTCCAGATTAATTTGCCATGAGGAGAACACTCTTAATCCTTTGTGTCTGTGCGTAAAAGGCAAGGCTGGCCAGGTGAGAACACAATGTgtatttaggatttttttaaaaaattttcagcgatggcagtaagactcctgttgcacagcagtttcacacattccaggttttcgCTACAAGCTTGATCAGTGTGCATAGGtgacaagttcatttgagtcttGTTAGACTCATAGTGAAACCCATAGTTTATTCTAAGAGGCTGTCCTTTCATCTTCCAGTCACTTATCATCCCATAATATTGTTTGGATTCCAGGTGAGGTTACCCCATCTCCCGGTTCTTTTTGTGAAACTTGCATTAGCCTTCTATCCATCAGACTGCTGAACTGATTTCGTAAGCGCATTGGATTACCTGCCCCTGGGCTTGATAGGATAGTGTTAGGTGGGAAGCTGGATTTGCCTTTCAGCTCCTTGAAATAGGCAGGTAGAAACATTGTCCCTTCTTTAGTTGCAAAGCAGAGCTTATCTCCTAATAAATCTGTTGGCCGTGTTACAGGGCTGGCATGGCATAAGGGTAGTTTTACTTTACCTGTAGCTTCTTATCacgttgttgttttgtatttaaaaaaaaaaaaaaaaacttttttgcagAGTGCATTTGCCCTCGGCTTATCATCCCGGGATAGGGAGGACAActggaaggtgtgtgtgtgtgtgtctctgtgtgtgtgtgtctgtgtgtttaacgCTAAGTTCCATCTCTTTCAGATTAATGAACTAAGCAATGTGCCCGTCCCGGTGATGTTGATGCCAGATGATTTTAAAGCCTACAGCAAGATCAAGGTCGACAACCACCTGTTCAACAAGTACGTGCAACACGCCTCCTTCGGTTCTCTTGTACTTTTGATAAGTCTAGTGAAAGTGAGCAAATGGCTTCCTTTCTGAGTTTCAAGATTTGGTTTTCATGTCTTTCAGCTGATCATCTGCTGGGTCGACCCAAGGATAAACCCAAGcaaatttttcattttgaaatgagcGGAATAAAATGCATGATTAGGATTGTAGCACAGAAATCTCCCGTGGTTTAAAATGAACCACACACCCCattgggagagggagagggacggATGTGGGTGGGTTATTTTCAGTCATTTGTGCATTGGTTTATTTTGCATGGTATCTTTTTGATCTGGCCATTTCTAAATTCTGTTATACTAAGTTTCAAGCTGTGTTTGTGTGAATAATTGCCCCAGCACTATAAACTTGATGTACAGTGACTAGGATGCACCTCACATATATACTGCACTATAGTGTGGCACGGGTGGGGGCCAACAGTGTTTAACCCTGTCATGCATGGGGGGCAGATACAAAAACTCTTCTAGTCTTCATGTGGGGACATgtggaagacacaaatgcatgctagtttttatttatttttttatttcttttcagctgttttcaatatttaatgcaTGAAAGAGTTAAAGCTCACCAACTTGCATTGCTTTCTGGAATGAAGAAGTCAAAGACAACGCTTGGGCACTTGTAGCGTTTCTGCAGAAAGCGTGTTTGCAGAAAGTCGGGACAGACGGAACTCGGAGCCTCTCCGGTGGTCGATTGCAAAACGCTTTCTCAGACagctttctgtttgtttgttccgcAGAGAGAATTTGCCGAGCCGGTTTAAGTTTAAGGAATATTGCCCCATGGTGTTTCGGAATCTACGGGAACGGTTTGGCATCGATGATCAGGACTACCAGGTAAGGATGATGTGCTGATATTCTTCACAAAGCGCTTGTGTTTGTTACCATACTAGCCTTACCCAAAATAGCAGAGGTATTGCATATCAATTTAAGTTCTGGTCCTTGGCACAGTGATGTGTTTTGAGTTATAAAAAAGTTTTGATGTGTGCATGTATATCTTCTGGCTCTTTGGCAGgaatggcaataagactcctgttgcatagcagtttcacccattccaggttttactactggCTTGATTAACCGTAGtggtgtacaggtaacaagctcaggtgtgtcttattaaactcctagcaaaaccaggattggatcagaCTGTTATGCAACGGGAcccatatttccatccctgcttagTTTCCTGTCTTGCTGATTAGCTTGCTATCCATGGGCAGTTGTTGGTTCAATGTGCACTGCAAGTACAGCGGTCCCTAGAAGAAAACCTTAAAAGAATCTGGGAACAATGTGAAAGAGAGTAGTGTCCTCAAGCCATTTCCAGCACTGTTCTGACCAGTAAATACTCTGCAGTGCTTCTCAAACGCCCGTTTTCACGCTTTCCCACGGCCAAATCCATAACCAGTTCAGCCTTGGTGCCACCAGGTTTAGCGTCTGCTTACGTACATATGATCATTTTTCTCCCAGGAACAGTAAAAGTTGTCTTTTCTGAGATTATGAATACATTTCTATCATTCAGGTGCGGTCTTTGCTACTCATTCCCAGCCAGCTGTCTTCCCACAGCCCGCATGGAGAGCCATGTGCAGTTTATCTACGAGTCAAATGTAACTTGCAGAGATGCAGTTCTACTGCAGTTTAAGATCACAGCatttaccgtattccttcgaatttaagacgcagcccaaatttactGTCcttaatttgaggaaaaaaaacaaataagtatgcatttacaaagatacaacttcAATTACGTATTGTACAAGACTGACATGAAACAGTGctgtagattaaccacagagcttgtttattgagctgcacactgtataatagtTAAGATTGCGTCTCTGTtgtacacacaccaccactccactgtttttgagaagcaaaaaatgtttaaaaaaaaaaaaaaaaaaaaaaaaaaagcacgtcTTAAATTTAAAGGAATACGGTACAtggtccctgccaatgaaaatgtGCTTTGCACAGAAACAGCATTGCCAGTGCTCGCCTATATTAATATCCACAGAAACAGACAAGCTGCTGTCTGCCCAAGTTATATTGAGCAGTTCACACTTTCTGTTCAGGCATTAGGGAGAGCACCATACCCTGTTAACAAATTTGAATGGGAACATTTTGCAAGTCTTATAgattaagtgtgtttttttgcatttgtccGCTTTGCAGGTCTATGCCAgcgctctgtttttttttttttttttttcccatgcagTGGTCCAGGTTTGAATAGAGCTGCAGAATTTGCATTGCAGCAGCCAGCTCGGCGTGGTGGTTTGTAATTAACTGTAGCTCACACCAGGTAATGGTGTAGCCTTTCATGAACCTCCTTCCTCCAGTGAACTGGTGCGAGACACTCAAACTGTGCAGCTCTTTAATTACAGGTAGAGTTGCTCTACTTCTTTATAGGTGCTTAACCTGTACATCAGTTACAGCTGTAGTGGTGCAATTCGTATttaatttcaattacaatgtaattgcaacTGTAATTGAAGCTTGGCACACCTGCATAGTAGTACTTCTAATTGTAGCATGTAACTGATCGATAAGTTTATTTCTCCATCGatcattattgttgtgttttcaaCCGCTTTTGGTGACCCCATCtgtttgcaaaaataaaactgatgtagtctgtttctgtatttgtgcCTGTGATTTATTGCTTTGGGTTATTTAGAATAATTACAGTGAACGTCTTCATGTGTAGGAACTGTAggaactgttttttattttattctattacgGTACAATATGTAATGTAAAGAAAGTGTCCAGAGTGATCGATACGCGATGAGTCGTTGCACCACTAATGCTTTGTTTCTAAGACGTTTCCACTTGTCAAAGCCTCTGCCCCCGGGGTTGTGTTTTGGAAGCCATTTGGAAAGTTGTTGTCAAATAAGAGGGAAATGGTCATGCTGTCAACGTTCTTGCAAATAAAAAGTCAGGCTCACTTAAGTAGAcactgaagggggggggggggtgggactTCAcgtcattctttctttttttttattttattccctccccaccaccccccccgACCTCGTCTTATTGAAGACGTTTCCACTTGTCAAAGCCTCTGCCCCCgtcacatggggggggggggggggggggggggcgggtgtCTGCTGCTGTCTGCCTGCCAGACACTTTACTAACCGTCACATAAAacggattaaaaaaaagacatgaacaGTAGCTGACTGTCTGTTTCTTGTATCTTGCACACTTCTGATTCTTAAGAGTATACTGTTTTGAAAGCAAATCATTTCAAAGCATTTGGCTACTTTGCCTGCAAGGGGACTGCCACCAAGGGTCAGAGCTCTAGCGTGTGTCTGTTAGAGGTGAACCACATTAACATTGTGTTACAGAACAGCTGAGCTCAGGGCTTCTGCTTGGGGATGCAATGACAGAGGATACACTTCAAGTAATTGGTTAGGTTTCTTCCACCACCCACTGCTGCAGTCTTAATGACTATTATGGTGTTATAATTTGCTTTCAATACTCTTGAGTGCTGTCTGCCTGAAAACTGTAATAATGAGGAAAGTGCTCTCCtgagtggttttattttattattttatttataggaATGGTCATTTGAGAACTTTTAAAGAAATGGACTAGACTGGCACTACAGGAAAATATGAATAACTGGAGCTGAATAAATGATAACACAGTGAttgggggaggaaaaaaaaatgaagtcttTGGATCTTCAAattctcctttttttattttttgtatccaaTTTTTAGCCAAATTCAAAGCAAGAATGCTATTCTAAGTGTCGGCAACTGTCCTTTTTATTTGTACAACAGTCGGGTTATGATTTTTACTGTATTCGGGTTTAGAAGAATCCAggttaaattataattattattattattatttttttaaatatacttgcaTTTGATAAACTTAAAGAAATACCTTTACTTGCTTTCCCttaagtgtcccatagtaaaagcatagcacagtgaaatcatggtGAAGCACAGGTAGGTATGGTAAGTACAGTGTAActataggaaaagcatgggaaaactgcagaatgactgtgcGCATTCATGATCGTTGCTTTTATAATAGCCCCACGGGTCATCAACCCATTTATTTGCACCTCAGCGGACGATGGAAATTGGGTATTCTTGGGTTTAACTCAACTTTTATTGTATTGGTGATTTTGCTTTGTAAATATATAACTTTGTGGAGGTTCTGAGTTGCTGGcatataataaatgttttaatttcttaattttgtattttttctattacttttttttaattaaagtgaaTTCGATTTAGAACTGTTTTGTGAAACTAGCCTCAGTTACCATCTTGCATTACTCCGCTCTGACCAGGAGGGGTCACTGTTGCTGtgatgtgtgtacagtatgtgctgaaGAGAACTGTGAACATTCCAGAGGCTGCCCAAGTATTCCCTGTGCAAACTCACACTTGCATTACTACCGCATAGAAAAAGACAGCACagtaatgtcatgtttttttgctGCTACCTTTTCCTGTTTGTTTCAGAACTCCCTGACAAGAAGCGCCCCTTTAAACAGCGACTCTCAGGGTCGGTTCGGGTCCAGATTCCTCACCACTTACGACAGGAGATTCGTGATCAAAACCGTGTCAAGTGAAGATATTGCGGAGATgcacaacattttaaagaaataccaCCAGGTACAGAACAATGAAAGTAAAATCCGCTTTCCCCTCCTGGACTTTTTGCACTAGCGTACGACTGAGTGTGAAGATTTGTAGATGCAAAACAAGTAGTCTCGCCCGTTAACCCAGCAAGTAAAGATTTTAGAAGTGAATGTAAAAAATCAGTGTGAAAACCAGGGCGGAAAATTTAATAACTCAGCATAGCGATTCTGTTCTACTTGGACTTGTGACACTAGGGAGTAAAAACTATTATAATCCTTCTAAATATAATGAAggaaacatattttcaaaatgcaatCATCTGTCgtccacccctcccctccctctgttTTTTAAGCCGCCTCCTTAATATCTTAAAgcaggttttcatttttttttttcatgtttccagttgttctgagtggttcttattgcaaataatgtggttgtttttttttttttttttttttttaaacttttggatgtagtctgtgttaaagtgcttttTCCTGAGTTCAGAAACTGCTTGTCGGCTCTAGCTTCCAACCATAAACATATGTAGTATATGCTAGATAAACAGCAGCGCCGTCTAGTGCACAGAtctgtattgccagcaataccaaaggaaacttgatccataGTAGCTGATGACTAGATTCGGCCTATATTGTATGTATCTGTTGCAGGCAACCACAGACACATGCACCAGACATACAAATAACAGCTTGTGAATTCAGCCAATAGCAACCTAATGCAGACTTATTTCAAATGGAGATATGGTCTCTATGGTACTGAAGTTCTCTCTCCTGTCTGCCCAGTTTATCGTGGAATGTCACGGCAGCACGCTTCTCCCTCAGTTCCTGGGGATGTACAGATTAACAGTGGATGGTGTTGAGACCTACATGGTCGTCACAAGGAACGTATTCAGTCACAGGTTAACTCTGCATCGCAAATATGACCTCAAGGTAAGGACCAGCACATTAAAACCTTTGCGTTAACCTCACTGTTTCACGGCACGCTGTGTGTTGCAATCCCCATTGGTCTGTGACTTGCATGTCATGATGCGCACACCGGTCTCGGTGAATCGTCTAGCAGAGACGTTGAATGCACATAGTATGAATGCAGACAGAAAAGGGACGATGTTGCTGACTACAAACGTCTTGTTTCCTTAGGGTTCAACAGTATCAAGGGAAGCTAGTGATAAAGAAAAGGTAAGAAAAGCCGTGTACATACCGGGGATCCACATGGGTGGGATgatgggaacaaaaacaacagcGATGGGTCTAACATCAAAGAAGTATTTGAAAAAGAGTGGTTCTCAAggtttaaagctgagggaacacgcaGCCACTGTGTGGCTTGGAAcacggtttcaggagactaggtttcaaaccactgcatggcgcaccaggggagacttgggggtttgatacagctcaaactaggtctcctggaaccaaatttcaagccactgttcctgaaaagggagctttgtgttccctcagcttaacatgCAGTTAAGCCTGTGTGTAAAAACCCTAGAGAGTAAATGTCTCGGTGTGATTAGGCAGTGTGCCTGAATGGATCATCTTACATAGCAGGAGAGAGACGCTTTGGACTGCACAGAATAGTGACCTGCTTCTCACTCCCTGCAGGCCAAGGGGCTGCCCACTTTCAAAGACAACGACTTCTTGAACGAAGGACAGAAGATTCACATCGGGGATGACAACAAGAAGTATTTCCTGGAGAAGCTCAAGAGAGACGTAgaggtatttatgtatttatttatttattgacttcTTAATAATTCATTTGTGTTTTAACAAGGAGAGTCTGCGCATTCAGCCTTATTTGCATGGAAGCACACAAGCAGACAATAGCAGGAgttacaaacacaataaataacattGAGGCAACTCAGTTAACATCTtcacagggatggcaataagactcctatagCTCAGccgttttactatgagtttgattagccacagtctaGAGAACAAGCTCcggcgtgtcttattaaactcctagtaaaaccaggaatggatcagagcGCTGTACAATGGGAGCTTTATTCCCAGCCCTGGCGTGTACAGTCTGGGTTCCTCTCCCCAGTTCCTGGCCCAGCTGAAGATCATGGACTACAGCCTGCTGGTGGGGCTCCATGACGTGGACCGGGCGGAGCAGGAGGAGATGGAAATCGAGGAGCGGGGTGAGGAGGACGAGTGCGAGAATGACGGCATAGGGGGGACCACCGGCTCCTTTGGCACCCCGCCCGACAGCCCGGGCAACCTGCTCAGCTTCCCGGGATTCTTTGGCCCCGGAGAGTTCGACCCCTCGGTAGACGTGTACGCCATGAAGAGCCACGACAGTAAGACTGCACCCGctggctttttaattatttttttttttttttttttttttttttaatatttacagcacttttttaaatacagtgtatcCCGTAAGTTAGGCATCAAAGGCAATTTTGATACACAAGTCATTCCAGGTTTTGCCCAgtgtgtataggcaacaagctcaggcgtgtcttttgttaaactcctagtaaaaccagtaatggatcaaactgctatgcaatttaAGTTATGTTTCCACCCCTGATTTACTGTGCTTGAAGACGTGTTTATATAACCACACCCTACTGCAGCAAGAGCTGACCTATTTTGCTAGCTAGTCAGTAGCTCAAATTCTGTTGCTTTAATACCCTGCATCCCCCATGGCAACTGCTTTTGCTTCCCTGTGATATCTGAGGCTTGAAATTTAAAAGAATTCATCATTTTGTTGCATTTACAGTTGCTCCTATGAAATTCTGTCCCCATCTGCTATGAAGCATGGTGTagcaatttgtgtgtgtgtgttgaaccGCGCAAGCTTCAGAGACCATGTGACTGAACCTCTACAACAAGGGTGGAATGTAAAGTAGCCATGTATCTGAGGAACTTCCAAAGCATATACAGTCAACACTTAGATAtgtgttacccagatacacgtcagtcgtgttttgtatagatatatatatatatatatatatatgtaaaataataaaataaattcctgcaCTTtcccgtcacacgcgatttccgactGTCGCCAGTTTTCTCGTACAGAGCCCATCTCTTCGATGTACTtgtttatctgtcacagcccGCGATTTGTTTTTTCTCGCATGCCAGATCAGTCTGTCTTTACTGTGCCGTAACACGATGCATCCTCCCTCCCGTTTCAcgatgaaaatgcagcaaaaacaaagtgaataaggcaagctactgtaatgtaaaacagttaatcattaaacagttttagatactgtgatgcatatttaaaaaatatgtgatctttagttgcttttatgcattttcatttgcaagtgaactgtgatgTTAGGGCCTTATCCAGCTCTATATTCTGCAGTTTAGAATACTGTCTTTGGATACTgtgttaattctggaaactgttgttttattttttattttatcttttgctgttgggtcgtttaATGGGGAATTATActtactgctacaatacataccggaTTTAAAAATATGAACTGTATTACAGTCTACGTGTTCAGTCATTTTTTTTGGCacgtgatattttcagaatcataccgttctgaattaaaatactacttgtgttgaaaatataataccgtaccaacaaaaccagtacagtacatctaaatggaagcctacttattttacaGCACACCCCTTTCAGCTATGAATGTTtggcattgtatcttttttgtgctCCCTGAAaaaggacaagggttggaacgagTCAGAATGAAATAATGAGACATGCGCCACAcgtgtttaaccatcactgaagttaAACTTGTATAGGGTTGGAAATGTcagtgctgactgtgtgtgttatatatagatatatatatatatattagtagtgtgcacatttattagaacaccccattgcttctgttttgatttgttttgcatatgaaatcaaaccactggaactaaaAGTCATGGAAGAAACATAGCCAAATTATTGATTGTCTAATTGATTTGATGACTGAAAGACCTTgcatgcaaatcatttaaaatagtaacagaaaaggaacacagagctaCACGTGGTCAAATGCGTGTTTACAGTCCTGGATTGTTCCTTTTAATATTCACAGATGCCTTGAAGAAGGAGGTGTACTTCATGGCAATCATTGATATACTGACACACTACGACGCAAAGAAGAAAGCTGCCCATGCTGCCAAAACTGTCAAGCACGgggtatgtagtctgcatttctGCAGCGGGCTGTCGGTTTTGCAGTCTCTTGTAGCTTGCCCATGCTTGCCTGTGATTTTGACCATGATTTCACTTTGCTTTTACAATTGTCAGGTTAAGTAATTTCGTTAAGACTACGGGGGGAAACCTGCAAAGCGGAACGTAATTcgatatattaacgtaacattattcggcCGGTTTCACTTGACTTTCTTAAGCAAAATTAGATGATtttatagagggtgatgcaaaacgtttggacAGAGCTGTATGTTCTGTGTAATTCAAATATGTCTTATTTGTTTCCTTTTCACTCAAAACAGGCAGGAGCTGAGATTTCCACCGTGAATCCCGAGCAGTACTCCAAACGATTCTTTGAATTTATCTCCAACATCCTGTCATAGTACCAACCCCTTCCATCTCCATCCCCTGCAAACTCGAAGAGGCACGAAGTTGAGAGACTTTAAGAGAAGAGGAGTTGTGTGTTGagttttttaagtatttaataaTCCCCGGGTTCAGCAGAAAATTGCAGTGTTGTCCCCCTCCTCCCACTTCTTCGAATACTCTGAATAGAGTGCCCCCCCCACATGGCTATTTCCTGTCCCTCATTTAATTACTTAAGTCTCCCATCAGCATTGCCTTGgagtgtttatttgttattgtttcaagCAAGTTGCATTATTGTtctcattatttttgtatttttgttgattcttttaaaactgcttttttcttttttttttaaccataaggACTCTATCGAGGAGAAGTTAAGGCTCCTATTGTGGAGCGTTTTCTAGGATcaaattccaggttttacagcAAGCTTAGCTGGGGTTTGCCAAAATAATGGGTATAAAAAAAGTAGGCCAGTTTAATACAGACCGTACTGGTCTGACGAGAGTCGTCTGGTGGtaacaaataaacattcaaatgaaaaaaatcacTTTCAAATAAAGTTCAAGCCCTGTCTCGTTACTTTCCAAGTgccagaaatcttttttttttttttactggatttgCTGGTTTAGCCCCGCCCGTTTCCTTGTAGGAGAACGACAGCTTGGATTGCTGATGACTCTGCACACCCCTGTTGATTGGTAGGTAAACCATATAGACAACCAGCTGAAGTGTGACACACTGAGCTGGGCAAATTGACTGTGCTTGTGCCCCAGTCCTGTTTTGTTAGTAACTTGTTGAGATTTCTTGCTGAAATGCTCAGTGTTGTGCCCGCAATCTAAGATATTATTGTCCAGCTAAATGTGCTCTGAATTGATGAGATTCATTTCAGGAGTCATCCAACCAGTCCTCTAGCCCTTGAAATAGTGGTAGATACAGCAGTAGGAGGTAAGCAGTTTAGCTCTGTGCAGATTTCGCATGTGTGGCTGCACAGTCATGTCAAACTCCAGTTCTTAGAGCCGCAggggctgctggttttcgttccaacttaagctctcaattaacttaacTGATCAAATTATTTCTTCAGttggacatatttaatatgttttcaaggtcttttacagctgATGATttcaaaaatgcacttgattcaaggtacacaaCCTAGGAAACATTTGAgacctggagagaagtgttaaatgtgtccattaatcaaataattagaccaattatgTAACTGAGAGcgcgggtggaacgaaagcctgAAGGcactgcagccctccaggaccggagtTTGACACCACTGGGCGAGCATGACTGCTTCTATTGCTATCccctgctaatatatatatatattagtaactgAATGGCACATGTTTCATATGTGTAGACCTTGTAACACAACTCCACCACACCCACCATCTCAACTTTTAAAGACACT is a window of Polyodon spathula isolate WHYD16114869_AA chromosome 12, ASM1765450v1, whole genome shotgun sequence DNA encoding:
- the LOC121324450 gene encoding phosphatidylinositol 5-phosphate 4-kinase type-2 beta, with amino-acid sequence MSSNCTSAAPVGASKTKTKKKHFIGQKVKLFRASEPILSVLMWGVNHTINELSNVPVPVMLMPDDFKAYSKIKVDNHLFNKENLPSRFKFKEYCPMVFRNLRERFGIDDQDYQNSLTRSAPLNSDSQGRFGSRFLTTYDRRFVIKTVSSEDIAEMHNILKKYHQFIVECHGSTLLPQFLGMYRLTVDGVETYMVVTRNVFSHRLTLHRKYDLKGSTVSREASDKEKAKGLPTFKDNDFLNEGQKIHIGDDNKKYFLEKLKRDVEFLAQLKIMDYSLLVGLHDVDRAEQEEMEIEERGEEDECENDGIGGTTGSFGTPPDSPGNLLSFPGFFGPGEFDPSVDVYAMKSHDNALKKEVYFMAIIDILTHYDAKKKAAHAAKTVKHGAGAEISTVNPEQYSKRFFEFISNILS